In Haloarcula salinisoli, one genomic interval encodes:
- a CDS encoding FlaD/FlaE family flagellar protein, producing the protein MTINPRDYDLDELRKMARQRGERNGGLSEDEDVPDPANLEMGLEDADEEMLAGSSFRSGLYRELLPFLSGESQEKPYLAALPETYAAEFVVFEWLEFLLMHSGYQGADEALAYYESIDWITEGVRSDLSDYLLGIDETATNDSNDLSVDDHMLSLVYVAKLTGMT; encoded by the coding sequence ATGACTATCAACCCGCGCGACTACGACCTGGACGAGCTGCGGAAGATGGCTCGCCAGCGCGGCGAGCGCAACGGCGGGCTGTCCGAGGACGAAGACGTTCCGGACCCGGCCAATCTGGAGATGGGGCTGGAAGACGCCGACGAGGAGATGCTGGCGGGCAGTTCCTTCCGGTCGGGACTGTATCGCGAGTTGCTCCCATTCCTCTCGGGCGAGAGCCAGGAGAAACCGTATCTCGCCGCGTTGCCCGAGACCTACGCCGCCGAGTTCGTCGTCTTCGAGTGGCTGGAGTTCCTGCTGATGCACTCGGGGTACCAGGGCGCCGACGAGGCGCTTGCGTACTACGAGTCCATCGACTGGATCACCGAGGGGGTCCGGTCGGACCTGTCGGACTACCTGCTCGGTATCGACGAGACGGCGACGAACGACAGCAACGACCTCAGCGTGGACGACCATATGCTGAGCCTGGTCTACGTCGCGAAGCTCACCGGCATGACATAA
- a CDS encoding ion transporter — MEPSTGTSDFRRQVRFYLLDHETYLGKAIDVSLLVLNLVFVAVYVAQTYPVSAATTTFLWRLEVAIGVVFAVEYALRLYAAADRWAEFSNGYTMVDLVAIVPTFALVALPVSAVPFNVGFLRVLRVIRVLRFYRFTDDAEFFFGTIDDNTLRALKLLLTVLVLFFASAGLFYSVESTVNPDVETFGDAFYYVVVTVSTVGFGDIIPATAAGRWVTVAAILAGIIVIPWQAGKIVKEWRTRDKVDVTCPDCGLCAHDADATHCKACGHLIYQEYDSRE; from the coding sequence ATGGAACCTTCGACGGGAACGAGCGACTTCCGGCGGCAGGTCCGCTTCTATCTGCTGGACCACGAGACCTATCTCGGGAAGGCTATCGACGTCTCGCTTCTCGTCTTGAACCTCGTCTTCGTCGCGGTGTACGTCGCCCAGACGTACCCGGTCTCGGCCGCGACCACCACGTTCCTGTGGCGTCTCGAGGTCGCTATCGGCGTCGTCTTCGCGGTCGAGTACGCCCTGCGGCTCTACGCCGCTGCCGACCGGTGGGCCGAGTTCTCCAACGGCTACACGATGGTCGACCTCGTCGCCATCGTCCCGACGTTCGCCCTGGTCGCGTTGCCGGTATCTGCGGTCCCGTTCAACGTGGGCTTCCTGCGGGTCCTCCGCGTGATTCGAGTGTTGCGGTTCTATCGGTTCACCGACGACGCGGAGTTCTTCTTCGGCACTATCGACGACAACACGCTGCGGGCGTTGAAGCTCCTGCTGACGGTGCTGGTCCTCTTTTTCGCCTCGGCTGGCCTGTTCTACAGCGTCGAATCGACGGTCAACCCCGACGTGGAGACCTTCGGCGACGCGTTCTACTACGTGGTCGTCACCGTCTCGACGGTCGGGTTCGGCGATATCATCCCCGCGACGGCGGCCGGACGGTGGGTGACGGTCGCCGCGATTCTGGCGGGCATCATCGTCATCCCGTGGCAGGCCGGGAAAATCGTCAAGGAGTGGCGCACCAGAGACAAGGTCGATGTCACCTGTCCGGACTGTGGGCTCTGCGCGCACGACGCCGACGCGACCCACTGCAAGGCCTGTGGCCATCTCATCTACCAGGAGTACGACTCACGTGAATAG
- a CDS encoding MBL fold metallo-hydrolase has product MFTRVSIPTPFQVGAVNAYVAGRTIVDPGPDSEEAWSRLLEALEARELAPSDISQVLVTHPHPDHFGLAHRFRDAGARVLASSEGADIMRDFGARLRYEQSYFTDFFERCGISRETAKAVTQLPEAFLPYAQSVETDRTVDAGDTLTVDDEPLTVDSVAGHAVGERIFSYDHEGRREALVGDTVLGDITPNPFLQPPQTAGGARPRVLPAFNESLRWLREQSHDRFLTGHREPVESPQERIDAVLEEHDQRSREVADIVGEGATTPVDVMTALFGDLPATEYFAGMSEAVGHLDVLEERGRVEKRSSGGVFVYELQ; this is encoded by the coding sequence ATGTTCACACGGGTGTCGATTCCGACGCCGTTCCAGGTGGGTGCGGTCAACGCCTACGTCGCGGGCCGAACCATCGTCGACCCGGGGCCCGACAGCGAGGAAGCGTGGTCCCGACTACTGGAGGCACTCGAAGCCCGCGAGCTCGCGCCGAGTGACATCTCGCAAGTGCTCGTCACACACCCACACCCCGACCACTTCGGGCTGGCCCACCGGTTCCGGGACGCCGGCGCGCGGGTGCTTGCCAGTTCCGAGGGGGCCGACATCATGCGCGATTTCGGCGCCCGCCTGCGCTACGAGCAGTCCTACTTCACCGATTTCTTCGAGCGCTGTGGTATCTCCAGAGAGACCGCGAAGGCGGTCACACAGCTTCCCGAAGCCTTTCTCCCTTACGCACAGAGCGTCGAGACGGACCGCACCGTCGACGCCGGCGATACCCTCACCGTCGACGACGAACCCCTCACCGTCGACAGCGTCGCCGGCCACGCCGTCGGCGAGCGCATCTTTTCCTACGACCACGAGGGCCGGCGCGAGGCCCTCGTCGGCGACACGGTGCTTGGCGACATCACGCCCAACCCCTTCCTGCAGCCACCGCAAACGGCCGGCGGCGCCCGACCCCGCGTCCTGCCGGCGTTCAACGAGTCGCTCCGGTGGCTCCGCGAACAGAGCCACGACCGCTTTCTGACGGGTCACCGCGAGCCGGTCGAATCACCGCAAGAGCGCATCGACGCCGTCCTCGAGGAGCACGACCAGCGCAGCAGGGAGGTCGCCGACATCGTGGGCGAGGGCGCGACGACACCTGTCGACGTGATGACGGCCCTCTTCGGTGACCTCCCGGCCACGGAGTATTTTGCGGGCATGAGCGAGGCTGTCGGCCACCTTGACGTGCTGGAAGAACGGGGTCGCGTCGAAAAGCGGTCGAGCGGCGGCGTGTTCGTCTACGAGCTACAGTAG
- a CDS encoding glycoside hydrolase family 68 protein, protein MNDHSPGEGAPGYRARAGWTREQAAGLERTGETTAPVFYPPETDQMPHLHIWDTWFLRERDGTLAEVDGYRVCFSLTAPAELLPGKRHDVATIRAFYSADGREWQDAGPVFSEALGQRQWAGSALYDDGDVYLFYTAAGTDGAEELTYSQRIVAASGGRVDTTDGFELRGPWTHHELLSPDGERYEREDQSRAMIYTFRDPWFFEDPETGETWLLFEANSPVPEGSDLFDGDAGKQEFNGSVGIAHSPTGDPLAWELEAPLLDAVGVNQELERPHVVYRDGLYYLFISSHLHTFGPELSGYDALYGFVAEELHGEYVPLNGSGLVATNPPNAPFQAYSWMAFPHDGEVLVQNFFNYFDFAGETLDEIAHLPESEQRRRFGGTLGPTLRLDVSGTRTEIVGKLGHWEIPMAGESLGPTERELLARAHADDQRGGYGH, encoded by the coding sequence ATGAACGACCACTCGCCCGGTGAGGGCGCGCCAGGATATCGCGCCCGTGCCGGCTGGACACGCGAGCAGGCCGCCGGTCTCGAACGAACCGGGGAGACGACCGCGCCGGTGTTCTACCCGCCCGAAACCGACCAGATGCCCCATCTGCATATCTGGGACACGTGGTTTCTCCGTGAGCGCGACGGCACGCTCGCCGAGGTCGACGGCTACCGGGTGTGTTTCTCGCTGACTGCGCCGGCGGAGCTCCTGCCTGGGAAACGCCACGACGTGGCAACCATCCGTGCGTTCTACTCGGCGGACGGTCGCGAGTGGCAGGATGCGGGGCCGGTGTTTTCGGAGGCGCTGGGACAGCGCCAGTGGGCCGGGTCAGCGCTGTACGACGACGGCGACGTGTATCTGTTCTACACGGCGGCCGGCACGGACGGGGCCGAGGAGCTGACATATTCACAGCGCATCGTCGCCGCCAGTGGCGGGCGCGTAGACACCACCGACGGCTTCGAGCTCCGTGGGCCCTGGACCCACCACGAACTCCTCTCCCCCGACGGCGAGCGGTACGAACGCGAAGACCAGTCCCGGGCGATGATATACACGTTCCGTGACCCGTGGTTCTTCGAGGACCCCGAGACGGGCGAGACGTGGCTCCTCTTCGAGGCCAACTCGCCGGTCCCGGAGGGGAGCGACCTCTTCGACGGCGACGCCGGCAAGCAGGAGTTCAACGGCAGCGTCGGCATCGCCCACTCGCCGACCGGCGACCCGCTGGCGTGGGAACTCGAAGCGCCGCTGCTGGACGCCGTCGGCGTCAACCAGGAACTCGAACGCCCCCACGTCGTCTACCGCGACGGGCTGTACTACCTCTTTATCTCCAGTCACCTCCACACCTTCGGGCCGGAGCTGTCGGGCTACGACGCGCTCTATGGCTTCGTCGCCGAGGAGCTCCACGGCGAGTACGTCCCGCTCAACGGCTCGGGCCTGGTCGCTACCAACCCGCCCAACGCGCCGTTCCAGGCGTACTCGTGGATGGCGTTCCCCCACGACGGGGAGGTGCTGGTCCAGAACTTCTTCAACTACTTCGACTTCGCCGGCGAGACGCTCGACGAGATTGCCCACCTCCCCGAAAGCGAGCAGCGGCGACGGTTCGGCGGGACGCTCGGGCCGACGCTGCGGCTCGACGTCTCGGGCACCCGGACCGAAATCGTCGGCAAACTCGGGCACTGGGAGATTCCAATGGCGGGCGAATCCCTGGGGCCGACAGAGCGCGAGCTGCTCGCCCGGGCACACGCGGACGACCAGCGTGGGGGCTACGGTCACTGA
- a CDS encoding TRAM domain-containing protein yields the protein MQLPLLAGGAGLVVLLLVVVLWRRGSGASASKQAHDAAQERDPPVEIGGTYEFGITEFTDHHSGDRVAVGKVEGFVLFTDGVPTSCSVGDPIRATVTSFNRGHTSADATYEGRA from the coding sequence ATGCAACTCCCACTGCTCGCCGGCGGCGCCGGCCTCGTGGTCCTGTTACTGGTCGTCGTGCTCTGGCGGCGCGGGTCCGGGGCCAGCGCGTCGAAGCAGGCCCACGACGCCGCACAGGAGCGAGACCCACCCGTCGAAATCGGTGGGACCTACGAGTTCGGCATCACGGAGTTTACCGACCACCACTCCGGCGACCGCGTCGCCGTCGGCAAGGTCGAGGGGTTCGTCCTCTTTACCGACGGCGTGCCGACGTCGTGTTCGGTCGGCGACCCAATCCGGGCGACGGTCACCTCGTTCAACCGCGGCCACACCTCCGCCGACGCGACCTACGAGGGGCGGGCCTAA
- a CDS encoding phytoene/squalene synthase family protein — translation MSQNHTGRPSQEDIEWCYDAVHRVSRTFSLTISELDEPMARDICVGYLLCRVADTIEDAGHIPPAAQSELLRLYSQTLDPDADASVRTFDDAVNEWLPATLTDDWEVVDNAARAVGVFRSLDNHALESIRGPVRELVDGMAMFVDRYADEGGLRIKTLDELEEYCWYAAGTVGTLVTALVSHEATPEQTEQMEENARAFALLLQLVNVAKDAATDMEEENNVYLPLELLDEEGLDHSDVGNPDNVESLVPVIERVTARAEGYLDGAQTWLEAMPETRGNTLSAWAIPFLLAVGTIRELRERPADVIENGNVKITRDEVHAVCQQFIGDSSPPIGDLRTRIRKQPLHEY, via the coding sequence ATGTCTCAGAACCACACTGGCCGGCCGTCACAAGAAGACATTGAGTGGTGCTACGACGCCGTCCACAGAGTGTCACGGACGTTTAGCTTGACAATTTCGGAACTCGACGAGCCGATGGCGCGCGATATCTGTGTCGGATATCTTCTCTGCCGTGTCGCCGACACAATCGAAGATGCCGGACACATCCCCCCCGCTGCCCAGTCAGAGCTACTCCGACTCTACAGCCAGACTCTTGACCCGGACGCGGACGCATCGGTTCGAACGTTCGACGACGCCGTAAACGAGTGGCTGCCGGCGACACTGACCGACGACTGGGAGGTCGTCGACAACGCCGCCCGCGCCGTGGGCGTCTTCCGCTCGCTCGATAACCACGCCCTGGAGAGCATCCGCGGACCAGTTCGGGAACTCGTCGACGGAATGGCGATGTTCGTCGACCGCTACGCCGACGAGGGCGGCCTGCGTATCAAGACCCTCGACGAGCTAGAGGAGTACTGCTGGTACGCGGCCGGCACCGTCGGGACACTCGTGACGGCGCTGGTCTCCCACGAAGCCACGCCGGAACAGACCGAGCAGATGGAGGAGAACGCTCGCGCCTTCGCGCTCTTGCTCCAGCTCGTCAACGTCGCCAAGGACGCGGCGACCGATATGGAAGAGGAGAACAACGTCTACCTCCCGCTAGAATTGCTGGACGAGGAGGGGCTGGACCACAGCGACGTCGGGAACCCCGACAACGTCGAGTCGCTGGTCCCGGTCATCGAGCGTGTCACCGCCCGCGCCGAGGGCTACCTCGACGGCGCCCAGACGTGGCTCGAAGCGATGCCCGAGACCCGCGGCAACACGCTCTCGGCGTGGGCTATCCCGTTCTTGCTCGCGGTCGGCACCATCCGCGAACTCCGCGAACGGCCCGCCGATGTCATCGAGAACGGCAACGTCAAGATAACCCGCGACGAGGTCCACGCGGTCTGCCAGCAGTTCATCGGCGACAGCTCGCCACCCATCGGCGACCTGCGGACCCGCATCAGAAAGCAGCCACTCCACGAGTACTGA
- a CDS encoding DUF7553 family protein, with protein MNKHFEDARYYLKRAGETAGKGLKEELEPVEARFRELTGTEEEPEPSRLEAVKADLKALQERAEGEAETAIGQARERIGNYRGKQAPEA; from the coding sequence ATGAACAAACACTTCGAAGATGCTCGGTACTACCTCAAGCGCGCCGGCGAGACCGCAGGCAAGGGCCTCAAAGAAGAGCTGGAGCCGGTCGAGGCGCGGTTCCGGGAACTCACCGGAACCGAGGAGGAACCCGAACCGAGCCGGCTGGAGGCCGTGAAAGCCGACCTGAAAGCACTCCAGGAGCGAGCCGAGGGTGAGGCCGAGACGGCTATCGGACAGGCCCGCGAGCGAATCGGGAACTATCGCGGGAAGCAGGCGCCGGAAGCGTAA
- a CDS encoding rod shape-determining protein, whose amino-acid sequence MSDDDAAEADEAESTADDSAESTSGGTVPVGVKLGSTRTVIALPDNHGTENRIIRTLTCMATYEDALTGEEKVLYGEEAAREYPDRVEYMLRSGLPEDKDRAEMTKTFFEALIEANDIPADSGVVYAIPTIDNPAGLENLKSVIEDSGIGLKLMESYPESLCGSIPAFGDDLEAIDEIFISVNMGSTNLEASAYRRGEQLAPFTTGAVTGNEVDRMIANYVEEETQGRVNIDTQTAREYKEEHADFLDFEPFTDIIQQPGGGTHEFTIERSVMDAVDEYLDDAVDELANTFLPELANDYMKVYQLALDRPIVITGGMACIPGIVDEFEERLSEELNRDIEATAAEKPDEAPTVGAQRIAARLVENS is encoded by the coding sequence ATGAGTGACGACGACGCGGCGGAGGCCGACGAAGCGGAGTCGACGGCCGACGACTCCGCAGAGAGCACGAGCGGGGGGACGGTTCCGGTCGGTGTGAAGCTCGGCAGCACCCGGACTGTCATCGCCCTGCCCGACAACCACGGGACAGAGAATCGCATCATCCGGACGCTGACCTGCATGGCGACCTACGAGGACGCCCTGACCGGTGAGGAGAAGGTACTCTACGGCGAGGAGGCCGCCCGCGAGTACCCCGACCGCGTCGAGTACATGCTCCGTTCGGGCCTGCCCGAAGACAAAGACCGCGCCGAGATGACCAAGACGTTCTTCGAGGCGCTCATCGAGGCAAACGACATCCCCGCAGACAGCGGCGTCGTATACGCGATTCCCACCATCGACAACCCCGCCGGGCTCGAGAACCTGAAATCCGTCATCGAGGACTCGGGCATCGGTCTCAAACTCATGGAGAGCTATCCGGAGTCGCTGTGTGGCTCTATCCCCGCCTTCGGCGACGACCTCGAAGCCATCGACGAGATATTCATCTCCGTGAACATGGGCTCGACGAACCTCGAAGCCTCGGCGTACCGCCGGGGCGAACAGCTCGCCCCCTTCACGACGGGTGCGGTCACCGGCAACGAGGTCGACCGGATGATAGCCAACTACGTCGAGGAGGAGACCCAGGGCCGGGTCAATATCGACACCCAGACTGCCCGCGAGTACAAGGAGGAACACGCCGACTTCCTCGATTTCGAACCCTTCACCGACATCATCCAGCAGCCCGGCGGCGGCACCCACGAGTTCACCATCGAACGGTCGGTGATGGACGCCGTCGACGAGTATCTCGACGACGCCGTCGACGAACTCGCCAACACCTTCCTCCCTGAACTGGCCAACGACTACATGAAGGTGTACCAGCTGGCCCTGGACCGACCCATCGTCATCACCGGGGGGATGGCCTGTATCCCCGGTATCGTCGACGAGTTCGAGGAACGGCTCAGCGAGGAACTGAACCGCGATATCGAGGCGACAGCGGCCGAAAAACCCGACGAGGCGCCCACTGTCGGCGCCCAGCGCATCGCTGCCAGACTCGTCGAGAACAGCTAA
- a CDS encoding ParA family protein produces the protein MNRGSTSGPARICVTNAKGGTGKTTVAINVAGALSDRGRDVLFVDLDPQGNATEGLGLVDAYDAQPPSLFDALTGDPGVLAEIIIEHEEMDVVPSNIDMLQAEHELTIADLIARIDARGLDIDPSVLSQFAINVTPEMVSGSHALDTLDRALDTVTGYDYVIIDSPPFYGNLTDTGVFAAQHVLVPALAEATSERAIELLMDQMVALEQQADIQVEMLGVVANRIETTSEAETMLKWFKAAFPDSPVWQVRKRVALQRAYTEGKSIFGTEEQCDMADVFSDIAARFDEKFGYNKVTA, from the coding sequence ATGAACCGGGGTTCAACGTCCGGCCCTGCCCGGATTTGCGTGACCAACGCGAAGGGCGGGACCGGCAAGACGACTGTAGCTATCAACGTAGCCGGGGCGTTGAGCGACCGGGGCCGGGACGTCCTCTTCGTGGACCTGGACCCGCAGGGGAACGCGACCGAGGGACTGGGACTCGTCGACGCCTACGACGCCCAGCCCCCGTCGCTGTTCGACGCGCTCACGGGCGACCCTGGGGTACTCGCCGAGATTATCATAGAGCACGAGGAGATGGACGTGGTTCCGTCCAACATCGACATGTTGCAGGCGGAACACGAGCTGACCATCGCCGACCTCATCGCCCGTATCGACGCCCGCGGCCTCGACATCGACCCGTCGGTGCTCTCCCAGTTCGCGATCAACGTAACCCCGGAGATGGTCAGCGGGAGCCACGCGCTCGATACGCTGGACCGGGCGCTGGATACGGTGACGGGCTACGACTACGTCATCATCGACTCGCCGCCGTTCTACGGCAACCTGACCGACACCGGCGTCTTCGCCGCCCAGCACGTCCTCGTGCCGGCGCTGGCGGAAGCCACCTCCGAGCGGGCCATCGAACTGCTGATGGACCAGATGGTCGCCCTGGAACAGCAGGCCGACATCCAGGTGGAGATGCTGGGCGTCGTCGCCAACCGCATCGAGACGACCTCCGAAGCCGAAACGATGCTGAAGTGGTTCAAGGCCGCGTTCCCCGACAGCCCGGTCTGGCAGGTCCGCAAACGGGTGGCCCTCCAGCGGGCCTACACCGAGGGCAAGTCGATTTTCGGGACCGAGGAACAGTGTGACATGGCCGATGTCTTCAGCGACATCGCGGCGCGGTTCGACGAGAAGTTCGGCTACAACAAGGTGACAGCATGA
- a CDS encoding GH32 C-terminal domain-containing protein produces MGAPLRIGCLVDDADPEQSAAYDWCESRFDAVARCRPESFDPTEYDVLWWHRVDPVDPAMVSDGGPLSAFVRDGGTLLLTLAAMTAVEPLGFDGVGPDAVGWAEVTDPTGPLWKRLYADHPIAAGFDTLRVHTRGAGVTAPYARYETVAPTDGDVLASTARGDHDAVAERSVVSWQPGAGRVVGIGSALSFRQPTHDICRGNRETLVANAISFLANEETVPLTGRPKDSTTLSAMRDRLGEDPHRPGYHVTPPANWLNDPNGLVHWNGRYHVFYQYNPTGPFHGTIHWGHAVSDDLVHWEDRPVALSPSPDGPDRDGCWSGCTVDDDGVATILYTGGRGTEQLPCLATSTDESLTSWVKDPENPVIDELPAEPEVLRTEDWDGEFRDHCVWREDGVWHQLIGAGMEGGGGAALLYVSTDLREWTYRGPILTGDRDSAGTVWECPELLNFGERQLLHVSNYEDVMYFLGQYDDGKFTVERRGKLDHGDFYAPQSMWTDDGRTLTWGWVQEARDVGAQWDAGWSGSLSVPRELTLAEDGGLRQRPAAALTELRGDGEHRENLRLRADEGRELDVQSRQFELKATVRLEDADAVELRVLETPDGEEQTPIRYTAASEVVVDRTQSSTTPEATTDSQRMTVTPYDAPLSLHVFVDGSIVEVFANQRHCLTSRVYPERTDATGISLAATGGTATVTGLDCWELDSAWRS; encoded by the coding sequence ATGGGAGCCCCGCTTCGCATCGGCTGTCTCGTCGACGATGCTGACCCCGAGCAGTCGGCAGCGTACGACTGGTGTGAATCCCGGTTCGACGCGGTGGCCCGCTGTCGACCGGAGTCGTTCGACCCGACCGAGTACGACGTGCTCTGGTGGCACCGTGTCGACCCGGTCGACCCGGCGATGGTGTCCGACGGCGGGCCGCTGTCCGCGTTCGTCCGGGACGGCGGCACACTCCTGCTGACGCTTGCCGCGATGACCGCGGTCGAACCACTGGGGTTCGACGGTGTCGGCCCGGACGCCGTGGGCTGGGCGGAAGTCACCGACCCGACGGGCCCGCTGTGGAAGCGACTCTACGCCGACCACCCGATAGCGGCCGGGTTCGATACGCTCCGCGTCCACACGCGTGGCGCCGGTGTGACGGCCCCGTACGCTCGCTACGAGACAGTCGCCCCCACGGACGGGGACGTGCTGGCCAGCACGGCCCGGGGCGACCACGACGCGGTCGCGGAGCGGTCGGTCGTCTCCTGGCAGCCAGGTGCTGGCCGCGTCGTCGGCATCGGTTCGGCGCTCTCCTTTCGGCAGCCAACCCACGACATCTGCCGGGGCAACCGGGAGACGCTCGTCGCCAACGCTATCTCCTTCCTGGCGAACGAGGAGACGGTCCCGCTCACCGGCCGGCCGAAGGACAGCACGACGCTGTCGGCCATGCGGGACCGACTCGGCGAGGACCCCCACCGGCCGGGCTATCACGTCACCCCGCCCGCGAACTGGCTCAACGACCCGAACGGGCTCGTCCACTGGAACGGCCGGTACCACGTCTTCTACCAGTACAACCCCACCGGCCCGTTCCACGGCACGATTCACTGGGGTCACGCGGTCAGCGACGACCTGGTCCACTGGGAGGACCGCCCGGTCGCCCTCTCGCCGTCGCCCGACGGCCCCGACCGCGACGGCTGCTGGTCCGGGTGTACAGTCGACGACGACGGTGTCGCGACTATCCTCTACACCGGCGGGCGCGGCACCGAACAACTGCCGTGTCTGGCGACCTCGACCGACGAGTCGCTCACCTCGTGGGTGAAAGACCCCGAGAACCCGGTCATCGACGAGTTGCCCGCCGAACCCGAGGTCCTCCGGACCGAGGACTGGGACGGCGAGTTCCGGGACCACTGCGTCTGGCGCGAGGACGGCGTCTGGCACCAGCTCATCGGCGCCGGGATGGAGGGCGGGGGCGGGGCGGCACTGCTGTACGTCTCGACGGACCTGCGCGAGTGGACCTACCGGGGGCCCATCCTGACCGGGGACCGCGACTCGGCGGGGACCGTCTGGGAGTGTCCGGAGCTGCTGAACTTCGGCGAGAGACAGCTGCTGCACGTCTCGAACTACGAGGACGTGATGTACTTCCTCGGCCAGTACGACGACGGCAAGTTCACCGTCGAGCGGCGGGGCAAGCTCGACCACGGCGACTTCTACGCCCCACAGTCCATGTGGACCGACGACGGCCGCACGCTGACCTGGGGATGGGTCCAGGAAGCGCGTGACGTCGGCGCCCAGTGGGACGCCGGCTGGTCCGGGTCGCTGTCGGTGCCCCGCGAACTAACGCTTGCCGAGGACGGCGGACTCCGACAGCGGCCCGCGGCGGCACTCACCGAACTGCGCGGCGACGGCGAGCACCGCGAGAACCTCCGACTGCGCGCGGACGAGGGCCGCGAACTCGACGTACAGAGCCGACAGTTCGAGCTCAAGGCGACGGTGCGACTGGAGGACGCCGACGCCGTCGAGCTTCGCGTGCTTGAGACGCCCGACGGCGAGGAGCAGACGCCGATACGCTACACCGCGGCCAGCGAGGTCGTGGTCGACCGCACACAGTCGAGCACGACGCCGGAGGCGACGACCGACAGCCAGCGGATGACGGTGACACCCTACGACGCGCCGCTGTCGCTCCACGTGTTCGTCGACGGGAGTATCGTCGAGGTGTTCGCCAACCAACGTCACTGTCTCACCAGCCGCGTCTACCCCGAGCGCACGGACGCGACGGGTATCTCGCTGGCTGCCACCGGCGGGACGGCGACGGTGACCGGGCTGGACTGCTGGGAGCTGGACAGCGCCTGGCGCTCGTAG
- a CDS encoding chemotaxis protein CheW: MSDDRMDRAERIRNMREGNRGTDDQTDDTPNEDGEDPPSASTGDAGSVADEPSTSGTEDRDKSAGEPSTDDTGFSSLTSESGEESSTTASAASQAAEAVESQTGSTVGAGSDDAVDASDAQAAAQRAAESAAQVMGGESAPESGADAGSETAGVANTDPAPDAEAGSEGPAVPAGATGASTIPGDISGVELPDQQLLEEAMATSSVESTEGGARAAMEGNATQSEDVVRVLEFSLGEEYYCLDIEYVEEIVKRNAVTRVPNTPDFVDGVVDLRGQITTILEPKEMMDIEGEGEQNLIIVFDPEQFEDQGAIGWVVDEVRQVVPVPESEINHPPVDAEYINGVVDRDEYDQFVIWVEPEDALAQATATEDE; encoded by the coding sequence ATGAGCGACGACCGCATGGACAGAGCAGAGCGCATCCGTAATATGCGCGAAGGCAACAGAGGTACCGACGACCAGACAGACGACACCCCGAATGAGGACGGCGAGGACCCCCCGTCGGCGTCGACCGGCGACGCCGGCTCTGTCGCCGACGAGCCTTCGACCAGTGGGACCGAGGACCGTGACAAGAGTGCCGGCGAGCCCTCGACCGACGACACCGGCTTCTCGTCGCTGACGAGCGAGAGCGGCGAGGAGTCGTCGACGACAGCCAGCGCGGCCTCGCAAGCCGCCGAGGCCGTCGAATCCCAGACCGGGTCGACGGTTGGGGCCGGTTCCGACGACGCTGTCGACGCCAGCGACGCCCAGGCCGCCGCCCAGCGAGCGGCCGAATCCGCGGCCCAGGTCATGGGCGGCGAGTCGGCCCCCGAGAGTGGCGCCGACGCCGGGTCGGAGACAGCCGGCGTAGCGAACACCGACCCGGCTCCCGACGCCGAGGCGGGGAGTGAGGGCCCGGCAGTCCCGGCGGGAGCCACGGGCGCCAGCACGATACCCGGCGACATCAGCGGCGTCGAGCTCCCCGACCAGCAACTGCTGGAGGAGGCGATGGCCACCTCGTCGGTCGAGTCCACCGAGGGCGGCGCCCGCGCGGCGATGGAAGGGAACGCCACCCAGTCCGAAGATGTGGTCCGCGTCCTGGAGTTCTCGCTGGGCGAGGAGTACTACTGTCTCGACATCGAGTACGTCGAGGAGATAGTCAAGCGGAACGCGGTCACGCGGGTCCCCAACACGCCGGATTTCGTCGACGGCGTCGTCGACCTGCGCGGCCAGATAACGACCATCCTCGAACCGAAGGAGATGATGGACATCGAGGGCGAGGGCGAGCAGAACCTCATCATCGTCTTCGACCCCGAGCAGTTCGAGGACCAGGGGGCCATCGGCTGGGTCGTCGACGAGGTCCGCCAGGTCGTCCCGGTCCCCGAGTCGGAGATTAACCACCCGCCTGTCGACGCCGAGTACATCAACGGCGTCGTCGACCGCGATGAGTACGACCAGTTCGTCATCTGGGTCGAACCCGAAGACGCGCTGGCACAGGCGACTGCGACCGAAGACGAATAG